In Gadus morhua chromosome 2, gadMor3.0, whole genome shotgun sequence, a single window of DNA contains:
- the LOC115532862 gene encoding heat shock 70 kDa protein-like — translation MAPLIKRNTTIPTKQNQNFATYTDHQPGVLIRVFEGERAMTKDNILLGRLELSGIPPALGLVHRLVVTFDIDADGILNVSAVDKSTGKQITITNKGRLSKEDIERMVQEADQHKVEDEQQRENIAAKNTLLYYAFNTKSSLREDNLKDRVSEEDRKKVEEKCEQAILWLEDIQRAEKEEYQHQLKELEKLCQPIIPMPINFALLNLRGLYDDKMAHLKAGTPRRQPVDHQRAPEHGFTQQFVHQQQLLDAEAIYLWLREFQLEQYTGNFINSGYDVPTISRMTPEINLLHGS, via the exons ATGGCGCCCCTGATCAAACGgaacaccaccatccccaccaaaCAGAATCAGAACTTCGCCACCTACACCGACCACCAGCCCGGAGTCCTGATCCGTGTctttgaaggagagagagccatgACCAAGGACAACATCCTGCTAGGCAGGTTGGAGCTGTCGGGGATCCCGCCCGCTCTGGGATTAGTACATCGGCTCGTGGTGACCTTCGACATCGACGCAGACGGCATTCTGAACGTGTCTGCTGTGGACAAGAGCACGGGAAAACAaatcaccatcaccaacaaGGGCCGCCTGAGCAAGGAAGACATTGAGAGGATGGTTCAGGAAGCAGACCAACACAAGGTAGAAGACGAGCAACAGAGGGAGAACATAGCGGCCAAGAACACCCTGCTATACTACGCCTTCAACACGAAGAGCAGCCTGCGGGAGGACAACCTGAAggacagagtgagtgaggaggacaggaagaaggtggaggagaagtgtgAGCAGGCCATCCTCTGGCTGGAGGACATCCAGCGAGCGGAGAAAGAGGAGTACCAACACCAGCTGAAGGAGTTGGAGAAGCTGTGTCAGCCCATCATCCCCATGCCGATAAACTTTGCACTTTTGAATCTTCGAGGCCTCTATGATGATAAAATGGCTCATTTGAAAG CAGGAACGCCACGCAGGCAGCCTGtggaccaccagagggcgccagaGCATGGCTTCACCCAGCAGTTTGTCCACCAACAGCAGCTACTG GATGCGGAGGCGATCTACCTGTGGCTGAGGGAGTTCCAGTTGGAGCAGTACACGGGGAACTTCATCAACTCTGGCTACGACGTTCCCACCATCAGCAGGATGACTCCCGAG ATTAATCTGTTACATGGCAGTTAG
- the LOC115532870 gene encoding heat shock 70 kDa protein-like, translated as MVKEADQYKEEDEQQRENIAAKNALESYAFNMKSSLREDNLKDRVSEEDRKKVEEKCEQAILWMENNQLAEKEEYQHQLKELEKLCSPMD; from the coding sequence ATGGTGAAGGAAGCAGACCAATACAAAGAAGAAGACGAGCAACAGAGGGAGAATATAGCGGCCAAGAACGCCCTGGAGTCCTACGCCTTCAACATGAAGAGCAGCCTGCGGGAGGACAACCTGAAggacagagtgagtgaggaggacaggaagaaggtggaggagaagtgtgAGCAGGCCATCCTCTGGATGGAGAACAACCAGCTAGCGGAGAAAGAGGAGTACCAACACCAGCTGAAGGAGTTGGAGAAGCTGTGTAGCCCCATGGACTGA